Proteins from a single region of Zavarzinella sp.:
- a CDS encoding methyltransferase — protein sequence MSLSALDFPTTDPTPIFEVFRNGYATDLLTVAAIDFKLFDRLDQAKKSFEQLAAELQLAPRALNVLLTAIRAMGLVEQNDDATYSLSAGAAEHLVSGKYFEVGGYIGLVSEAPSVRAMAERLCTNKPAENRADDTGAAFIYREGLDSAMDQADSARRLTMALAGRAKNVAPYLAANVDFSQTKLLLDVAGGTGIYAIACLQKYPHLRAIVWDRPEVLKIAHEMALAYGVADRMEFQAGDMFTDPVPGGVDCMLLSNVLHDWDVPENLKLLQRCYEALPQGGKLLIHDVFLNDDLGGPLPLALYSAALFTLTEGRAYSGLEYRTWLQQVGFEPTTEIIPTLVHCGVLSATKIKM from the coding sequence ATGAGTTTATCGGCACTAGACTTTCCAACCACAGACCCCACACCCATTTTCGAAGTTTTTCGCAATGGTTATGCCACCGATCTGTTGACAGTAGCGGCGATTGATTTCAAGCTGTTTGATCGTCTGGACCAAGCGAAAAAATCGTTTGAACAACTGGCGGCTGAGTTGCAATTAGCCCCACGTGCGTTGAATGTGCTGCTGACTGCGATCCGCGCCATGGGTTTGGTGGAACAGAACGACGATGCCACCTATTCGCTCTCTGCGGGTGCGGCGGAGCATCTTGTTTCGGGAAAATATTTCGAAGTGGGCGGGTATATCGGGCTGGTTTCCGAAGCACCCAGCGTGCGGGCAATGGCAGAACGCTTATGCACCAACAAGCCCGCGGAAAATCGTGCGGACGACACCGGTGCGGCATTTATTTACCGCGAGGGGTTGGATTCGGCGATGGATCAGGCCGATTCGGCACGCCGACTGACAATGGCACTGGCTGGGCGGGCAAAAAACGTGGCACCGTACCTGGCGGCAAATGTCGATTTTTCCCAAACCAAACTTTTGCTCGATGTGGCAGGTGGGACAGGCATTTACGCGATTGCCTGCCTGCAAAAATATCCCCACCTGCGGGCGATCGTCTGGGATCGGCCAGAAGTATTAAAAATTGCTCATGAAATGGCTCTGGCATACGGCGTTGCAGACCGCATGGAATTCCAGGCGGGTGATATGTTCACCGATCCTGTCCCAGGTGGGGTGGATTGCATGCTGCTTTCGAATGTGCTGCACGACTGGGATGTGCCTGAGAATCTGAAGTTGTTACAAAGATGTTACGAAGCACTACCCCAAGGTGGGAAATTGCTAATCCACGATGTGTTTCTGAACGATGATCTGGGAGGCCCATTGCCATTGGCGTTGTATTCGGCAGCACTCTTCACGCTGACGGAAGGCCGGGCCTATTCTGGTTTAGAATATCGCACCTGGCTACAGCAAGTTGGCTTTGAACCCACCACAGAAATCATTCCCACGCTCGTCCACTGTGGGGTGTTAAGTGCCACAAAAATCAAAATGTAA
- a CDS encoding NAD(P)/FAD-dependent oxidoreductase — protein sequence MKPNWDVVVVGAGAAGLMAAIRAAESGARTLLLEKNRKVGVKILMSGGTRCNITHNCTTREIVTAFGKNGNFLHSPLANFSVQDAIQFFHQEGVPTKVEDTGKIFPVSNKALDVANALEKRLQRAGAILALEEPLLQLQTVENGYELTTPKRTVTTAKVIMTTGGKSYPGCGTRGDGYPILTRFGHSIVPTQPALVPIRVLAEWIADLKGITLADVDLKVMEQQKKLSQRRNGFLFAHFGLSGPAPLDVSKAISTHERPASLHLECDFLPTWDRPKLDAHLQAISLSAGKKLLASVLSELLPRRLCDHFLQRIGEDVERKAAGLSKTTRGLLVDAIKQQHLPVVGTLGYEKAEVTTGGVALAEIDSRTMQSKLQSGLYVAGELLDLDGPIGGFNFQAAWSTGWLAGQSAARAVQEERNFE from the coding sequence ATGAAGCCCAACTGGGATGTCGTCGTCGTGGGTGCAGGTGCTGCGGGGCTGATGGCAGCAATCCGTGCAGCCGAGTCGGGTGCACGCACCTTACTGCTGGAAAAAAACCGCAAAGTGGGTGTGAAAATCCTGATGTCCGGTGGCACACGCTGCAACATCACCCACAATTGCACCACTCGGGAAATTGTGACTGCGTTTGGCAAAAACGGGAACTTTCTTCATTCGCCGCTGGCAAACTTTTCAGTGCAGGACGCCATCCAGTTTTTTCATCAGGAAGGTGTGCCCACCAAAGTGGAAGATACGGGCAAAATCTTTCCGGTTTCCAATAAGGCACTGGATGTGGCGAACGCACTGGAAAAACGCCTGCAGCGTGCGGGAGCGATCCTGGCCCTGGAAGAGCCATTGCTGCAGTTGCAGACTGTTGAAAATGGCTACGAACTCACCACACCAAAGCGCACGGTCACCACTGCGAAAGTGATTATGACGACCGGTGGAAAGTCGTATCCTGGCTGCGGCACCCGTGGGGATGGTTACCCGATTCTGACCAGATTCGGACATTCCATCGTTCCCACTCAGCCCGCATTGGTGCCCATACGCGTGCTGGCAGAATGGATTGCCGATTTGAAAGGGATTACGCTGGCCGATGTTGACCTGAAGGTAATGGAACAGCAGAAAAAGCTCTCCCAGCGTCGAAATGGCTTTCTGTTTGCTCATTTCGGCTTGTCCGGGCCAGCCCCATTGGATGTCAGTAAGGCAATCAGCACGCACGAGCGGCCAGCATCGCTTCATCTGGAGTGCGATTTTCTCCCCACGTGGGATCGCCCAAAGCTGGATGCCCACCTGCAGGCGATTTCTTTGTCGGCAGGGAAGAAACTACTGGCCAGCGTGCTCAGTGAATTACTCCCACGTCGACTTTGCGACCATTTTCTGCAACGAATTGGCGAAGATGTCGAACGCAAAGCGGCGGGATTAAGCAAAACCACCCGAGGATTGCTTGTCGATGCAATCAAACAACAGCACTTACCTGTTGTGGGCACGCTGGGCTACGAAAAAGCAGAAGTCACCACAGGTGGGGTCGCGCTGGCCGAGATCGATTCCCGCACCATGCAAAGTAAACTCCAGTCTGGGTTGTATGTGGCGGGTGAACTGTTAGATTTAGATGGGCCGATTGGTGGCTTTAATTTCCAGGCTGCCTGGAGCACCGGTTGGTTAGCAGGTCAAAGTGCCGCCCGTGCGGTGCAAGAGGAGCGAAATTTCGAATGA
- a CDS encoding SUMF1/EgtB/PvdO family nonheme iron enzyme has protein sequence MDWFKLGYAFAWWGISAVWCVSPAAEQKTVTNSIGMKLVEIPAGKFQMGNGQIAPVDRADWATRDHDESPAHMVTISKSFLMGATEVTNAQFEQFDPDHRKWRGKRGVSKGDNEPVTFVTWDEAIAFCAWLSKKEGKPYRLPTEAEWEYACRAGTTTTYHTGDTISDMHANLGATKSTVEVGKFPANAFGLHDMHGNVMEWCHDWYGPYYEAHAQTDLVGRADGDARVARGWCFHQPARSFPAARYARSANRSGFLPHDANMQTGFRVVQGELPATKPVPREVLPYQVNVVQEKKNPKELPSTNYINYLAEKKNPKLPPNMFGPIFSNHNHYGAVTVCPNGDVLMAWYTTVGEPGREMTLACSRLRAGSDTWDPACLFFDIPDVNDHAPVLLTHGKRIYHFCTQSLIGWDYATDIVRWSEDNGVTWSKPIAMVTRDAVMPLSQPCSALVAKDGTIVVACDGDVHKDERLIVSKDNGKTWQVQAGDMRKTAGSYAIHPAIAELNDGRIINFLRGPNPMPVQYSSDLGATWQQENSPFPGISSGMKASAMRLNSGNLLLISIDTAGKFVGKNKTFAALSKDDGKTWPHIRQLDGVGGYMAACQAENSTIYVAGSRMGVVAFNEKWLTGK, from the coding sequence ATGGATTGGTTCAAACTTGGATATGCCTTCGCATGGTGGGGAATCTCGGCTGTCTGGTGCGTTTCGCCCGCTGCCGAACAAAAAACAGTTACCAATTCCATTGGCATGAAACTGGTGGAAATTCCTGCGGGCAAATTCCAAATGGGCAACGGCCAAATTGCACCGGTGGATCGTGCTGATTGGGCGACCCGCGACCATGATGAATCCCCAGCCCACATGGTAACGATCTCGAAGTCGTTTCTGATGGGTGCTACAGAAGTAACTAATGCTCAATTTGAACAATTCGATCCGGATCACCGTAAGTGGCGTGGGAAACGTGGTGTCAGTAAGGGGGATAACGAGCCAGTGACGTTTGTCACCTGGGATGAAGCGATTGCTTTTTGTGCCTGGCTGAGCAAAAAGGAAGGTAAACCCTATCGCCTGCCCACCGAGGCAGAGTGGGAATACGCCTGCCGTGCAGGTACCACCACTACCTATCATACCGGTGATACGATCAGCGATATGCATGCAAACCTGGGTGCCACCAAATCAACTGTGGAAGTGGGAAAGTTTCCCGCAAATGCCTTCGGCCTGCACGATATGCATGGCAATGTGATGGAATGGTGCCACGACTGGTATGGCCCCTACTACGAGGCCCACGCACAGACCGATCTGGTGGGGCGTGCCGATGGCGACGCCCGCGTGGCACGCGGCTGGTGTTTCCATCAACCTGCACGCAGTTTTCCAGCAGCCCGATATGCCAGATCGGCCAATCGTTCTGGGTTTTTGCCCCACGATGCCAACATGCAAACCGGCTTCCGCGTGGTGCAGGGGGAATTGCCTGCAACCAAACCAGTTCCACGTGAAGTGCTGCCCTATCAGGTAAACGTAGTTCAGGAAAAGAAGAATCCAAAGGAACTGCCCAGCACGAATTACATCAATTACCTTGCTGAAAAAAAGAATCCCAAACTGCCACCGAATATGTTTGGGCCAATCTTCTCCAACCATAACCATTACGGTGCGGTCACTGTTTGCCCCAATGGTGATGTGCTGATGGCCTGGTATACCACCGTGGGGGAGCCTGGACGCGAAATGACCCTGGCCTGTAGCCGATTGCGGGCGGGTAGTGATACCTGGGATCCCGCCTGTCTGTTTTTTGACATCCCCGATGTGAATGATCACGCACCGGTGCTGCTGACCCATGGTAAGCGGATTTACCACTTCTGCACGCAATCGTTGATTGGCTGGGATTACGCCACCGATATCGTGCGGTGGTCGGAAGACAATGGTGTTACATGGAGTAAACCAATTGCGATGGTCACAAGGGATGCGGTGATGCCTTTGAGCCAGCCTTGCTCCGCACTGGTAGCCAAAGACGGCACGATCGTGGTGGCATGTGATGGTGATGTGCATAAAGATGAGCGATTGATCGTCAGCAAAGACAATGGTAAAACCTGGCAGGTTCAGGCAGGTGATATGCGAAAAACTGCGGGAAGTTATGCCATCCACCCCGCGATTGCCGAATTAAACGATGGTCGAATCATCAATTTTCTACGGGGGCCAAATCCAATGCCAGTACAATATTCCAGCGACCTCGGTGCCACCTGGCAGCAGGAAAACAGCCCGTTCCCGGGCATCAGTTCCGGCATGAAGGCAAGTGCAATGCGTTTGAACAGCGGCAATCTGTTGTTGATCAGCATCGACACCGCTGGCAAATTTGTGGGCAAGAACAAAACCTTTGCCGCACTGTCGAAGGATGATGGCAAAACCTGGCCCCACATCAGGCAACTGGATGGTGTGGGTGGATACATGGCGGCATGTCAGGCGGAAAACAGCACCATTTACGTCGCCGGTTCCCGCATGGGTGTGGTGGCGTTCAATGAGAAATGGCTTACTGGGAAATAA
- a CDS encoding HAD-IA family hydrolase, producing MGFSAVLFDFDGTLANSYPAITASANHVLSHYGKPPISEDHLRILVGHGLEHLMDTLLPGINPEEAAAIYREHHPSVMFSHTELLPGVEVGLAQLHQRGVKMGVCSNKPSYFTQELCRGLNIQHYFATVLGPDLVPQPKPAADMVHSAIETLQANPASTLFVGDMIVDIQTARNAQIPVWVVPTGSNSEQDLLAAQPDRFFADMGALIDSILNSNHH from the coding sequence TTGGGCTTTTCTGCTGTATTATTCGATTTTGATGGGACACTAGCCAACAGCTATCCCGCAATTACTGCCAGTGCCAACCATGTGTTGAGCCACTATGGCAAGCCACCGATTTCCGAAGACCATCTGCGCATTCTGGTGGGGCACGGGCTTGAGCACCTGATGGATACCCTGCTGCCCGGAATAAATCCTGAAGAGGCGGCAGCAATCTATCGCGAACATCACCCATCGGTAATGTTTTCCCACACCGAACTGTTACCAGGCGTGGAAGTGGGGCTGGCACAACTGCACCAACGTGGGGTAAAAATGGGCGTTTGCAGCAATAAACCGTCCTACTTTACCCAGGAATTGTGCCGTGGGCTGAATATTCAGCACTATTTTGCCACGGTGCTTGGACCGGATCTGGTGCCCCAGCCAAAACCGGCTGCAGATATGGTCCATTCCGCCATCGAAACACTTCAGGCAAACCCAGCCAGCACCCTGTTTGTGGGTGATATGATTGTCGATATTCAAACCGCACGGAACGCACAGATTCCTGTATGGGTGGTGCCGACGGGTTCTAACAGTGAACAGGATTTGCTGGCAGCACAGCCAGACCGGTTTTTTGCAGATATGGGAGCGTTAATCGATTCGATTCTGAACAGTAATCACCACTAA
- the arfB gene encoding alternative ribosome rescue aminoacyl-tRNA hydrolase ArfB → MITVSPTIQIPLDECHWTFVRASGPGGQNVNKVASKVVLRWSLEQSPSVPDLLRTRFRERFPTRLTSEGDVIITSQLTRDRERNRTDCVEKLTRLLQLAMEIPKKRLATKPSRGSKERRLTNKKQNSEKKSMRRTTPTD, encoded by the coding sequence ATGATTACCGTCAGCCCAACGATCCAGATTCCCCTGGATGAATGCCACTGGACGTTTGTGCGTGCCAGTGGGCCGGGGGGTCAGAATGTCAACAAAGTGGCATCCAAAGTGGTGCTGCGCTGGTCGCTGGAACAAAGCCCCAGCGTGCCTGACCTTCTGCGCACCCGTTTTCGGGAGCGTTTTCCCACGCGGTTGACCAGTGAAGGTGATGTGATTATTACCTCGCAGCTCACGCGGGACCGGGAACGGAATCGCACCGATTGCGTGGAGAAGCTCACTCGTTTGCTGCAACTGGCAATGGAAATACCCAAGAAACGGCTGGCTACCAAGCCCAGTCGTGGGTCGAAAGAACGTCGCCTGACCAACAAGAAACAGAATTCAGAGAAAAAATCGATGCGTCGCACCACCCCCACGGATTAG
- a CDS encoding glycosyltransferase family 39 protein, whose translation MMPEVTPNARTVYVPFHREWHRLLFIVLLVLLTRGVMIARTEVPSRDCLIFCRYARQLDQPPLDPQNPARRFSDAKEVIQRSDHPPGFPFAIWGMGKLLSQIRGPLEPTDYIFAAQLVSAFAAIFMIFPHYWIGRRYLGAAPAFWGTLLFAMIPVFAEVSSDGLSDTLYLATITTAVWFAVAGNLAQNFRSALAWFTASGFACGVAFLIRPDALMVFGLIGLFLFIRMIMYIRTRVGAQAMIQGLAMLLGAILFAAPYVSVIGKLTNKRTGLGLLDYFLTGEMEKTFYQRAEPQESKLPGIVAQPFAAWYHQDKHGHLPKVVWALKALVQEICKTSFYILFCLSALALIFRFRQSMTRTGILLLFLMVGYLVQLVYVSSMAGYLSQRHTLFPVMCMSFFAIQGFFLIGQWAAAIWKKGTPMLWTTIYLTIAVASTLPLNFKALHAHRVGHRAVGMWMYHHVPANAEVMDPFGWAKFYAGKSDLEFGFETLTVSYLLQNGYSPAEPNAEKFPRPYRGPVIYVVFEPNSKTSHSQLPYIAEVREFMKQGELVYQYPEDVPANEAKVAVYRCPPSPEP comes from the coding sequence ATGATGCCAGAAGTTACACCAAACGCACGCACGGTTTATGTGCCATTTCACCGAGAATGGCACCGACTATTATTTATTGTACTGCTGGTACTGCTTACCCGTGGGGTAATGATTGCCAGAACAGAAGTACCTTCGCGCGACTGCCTTATTTTCTGCCGTTACGCACGGCAACTGGATCAGCCACCGCTCGATCCGCAAAATCCTGCCCGCCGCTTTTCAGATGCGAAGGAAGTCATTCAGCGGTCCGATCATCCACCTGGCTTTCCATTCGCCATCTGGGGAATGGGCAAACTGCTTTCCCAGATCCGTGGGCCTCTGGAACCTACCGACTATATCTTTGCGGCACAACTGGTATCGGCATTCGCTGCAATCTTCATGATCTTCCCACATTACTGGATTGGCAGACGCTACCTGGGTGCGGCACCCGCTTTCTGGGGTACGCTGCTGTTTGCCATGATCCCTGTTTTTGCAGAAGTCAGCAGCGATGGGCTATCAGACACTCTCTATCTTGCGACAATTACCACTGCCGTGTGGTTCGCGGTTGCGGGCAATCTTGCCCAAAATTTCCGATCTGCCCTCGCATGGTTCACCGCCAGTGGCTTTGCGTGCGGCGTTGCGTTCCTCATTCGGCCAGATGCCCTGATGGTTTTTGGCCTGATTGGGCTGTTTCTGTTCATCCGCATGATAATGTACATCCGCACCCGCGTGGGGGCCCAGGCGATGATCCAGGGGCTTGCCATGTTGTTGGGTGCCATCCTGTTTGCCGCACCGTATGTTTCGGTGATTGGCAAACTCACCAACAAACGCACCGGCCTGGGCCTGCTGGACTATTTTCTGACTGGTGAAATGGAAAAAACCTTTTACCAGCGAGCAGAACCACAGGAAAGCAAGTTGCCCGGAATCGTGGCACAGCCATTTGCTGCATGGTACCACCAGGATAAGCATGGGCATTTGCCGAAAGTCGTCTGGGCATTAAAGGCACTGGTACAGGAAATCTGCAAAACCAGCTTTTACATCCTGTTTTGTCTGAGCGCCCTGGCGTTGATCTTCCGTTTCCGGCAGTCAATGACACGCACCGGCATCCTGCTGCTGTTTCTGATGGTGGGCTACCTGGTGCAGTTGGTTTACGTGTCCTCCATGGCGGGGTATTTATCCCAGCGACACACCTTGTTTCCTGTAATGTGCATGAGCTTTTTTGCCATCCAGGGATTCTTCCTGATTGGGCAGTGGGCAGCAGCAATCTGGAAAAAAGGCACCCCCATGCTGTGGACAACAATTTACCTGACGATAGCTGTCGCATCAACATTGCCACTGAACTTCAAAGCATTGCACGCCCACCGCGTGGGGCATCGTGCGGTAGGCATGTGGATGTACCACCATGTACCAGCAAATGCGGAAGTAATGGACCCATTTGGCTGGGCCAAGTTTTACGCAGGTAAATCAGACCTGGAATTTGGTTTTGAAACTCTTACCGTTTCATACCTGCTGCAGAATGGGTACAGTCCTGCAGAACCCAATGCGGAAAAATTCCCAAGACCGTACCGTGGCCCGGTAATTTACGTAGTTTTTGAGCCAAATTCCAAAACCAGCCACTCCCAGCTTCCCTACATCGCAGAAGTGCGCGAGTTCATGAAGCAGGGTGAGCTGGTATACCAGTATCCTGAAGATGTGCCCGCGAATGAGGCCAAGGTTGCTGTTTACCGCTGTCCTCCGTCACCCGAACCGTAG
- a CDS encoding CHAT domain-containing protein: protein MPTHFDGFTEDEIDQGYEAFFSARDCDELGHAIDDLPVLRAPIFHALLRNYFQKHYQQDDPRSNILEERYYAFFEVLHNRIYNQLVQNRFGASLEGSIQPERKPSFYAPPFMQFTLDLVEGIVPASGPTYILPNDQGRLTDEVSRLIGKRASLLPHRPRPGSRWSMLVLRCPACGEYRLEVRAFVVNLVTEPALLEPLREGLINNSRCNACSGELVEPLRVWAVEEPTPDNDALSLLSCAYVFGPSLLIYQPPPGTVRDKTVDRVLEVRFQQLLRDSGVNDWLRAQPGQEGPRMMVFGVAYNLKELVSYSQQQDDSEDFPLDMRTFVSDQAEKVRSGFAPLGATLKAVREVASAVGHDWPVVVPSLPEHGGARDPYEVVIVAVIAEECARLKGLPIPARVLLAGVTAQALRTISENGMAEAAVAAARDLLDEVDDSDPMKRKVEMALRLGEAEQVQALGEAEQSLLLRSGFLQDSSELIDESKYELSIFQEREAQASLNHMTGKIAESVAGYAECLPRLEKMTSEVQSTAEANPDDGEAVARSIAAQHALSGSMANWATVVMHLADHIDGLSVVCTGSTRMASGGNPRIRDSRHDAELRESLDEAVREYERRFKGPMSSAALRDIGCKLFERALSISIAVEGWRFAAIQAGHLSYIHGRAGRILESKRYAEKMMEYAARVGGHEQLAVAHHCLGDIAIDEKDGGKALEHYRSAARECVHLAVSSGQHIGNYIGQAEQFAIGAMMASEFGAEPIEVFLVTETVKALPTAIAIGRRGLDGDQVVVNKDRAELVALRERREELRLSAVWDRGNLRAIQSDIDAVELEIEHLTRSLTVRDPGYLLQCDAAGLEFPRPGEFLRRLDALGSATVFLGIYPEARGLWSYMIGADGCTYRLTPWPLNADGKPMFDQLSRSQWAEMILSPHQDRLRSRAPTDRLVFSTHDAFPRLSLSSLPFDSEPLCRRISISYIQSGEVFTAVLRSSRSKFKTIACFGNPDRSDCGSLPHAEDEAAEIVTLFQRHNLDAEIFVRDRASVTALKQIAVQSDVLHFACHAGGDLSGSNLSRLLLAPDPMNRDSGDLTDGRVLTEIRFKPGCFVNLAGCRTGGMHDNRRALPRGLVGAFLYAGAVAVMGSLWPVADHEARLFQNEFYRHVLSGSGLVASLAATQRACLDGNLGVMMEHPGAWAAYVIYGEG from the coding sequence ATGCCGACTCATTTCGATGGGTTCACTGAGGACGAGATCGACCAAGGCTACGAAGCCTTCTTTTCAGCTCGTGATTGCGATGAACTTGGCCATGCCATTGACGATCTTCCCGTCCTCAGGGCGCCAATCTTCCACGCACTATTGCGGAACTACTTCCAAAAGCATTACCAGCAGGACGACCCCAGATCTAACATCCTGGAAGAGCGCTATTACGCTTTCTTCGAGGTGCTGCACAATCGAATCTACAACCAGCTGGTACAGAATCGATTTGGAGCTTCCCTGGAGGGTTCCATCCAGCCGGAGCGGAAGCCCTCCTTTTATGCGCCTCCTTTTATGCAATTCACGCTCGATTTGGTGGAAGGAATCGTGCCCGCGAGCGGGCCAACCTACATTCTGCCGAACGACCAAGGGCGCCTGACCGATGAGGTCAGCAGGCTAATTGGAAAGCGCGCCAGCCTGTTGCCTCACCGTCCAAGACCGGGGTCACGATGGTCCATGCTTGTCCTGAGATGTCCGGCTTGCGGGGAATATCGACTCGAAGTTCGCGCGTTCGTCGTTAATCTTGTCACTGAGCCCGCCCTATTGGAACCCCTTCGCGAGGGCCTAATTAACAACTCGCGCTGCAACGCTTGCAGTGGCGAGCTAGTCGAACCACTGCGTGTTTGGGCTGTAGAGGAGCCAACTCCTGATAATGATGCGTTGTCTTTGTTGTCTTGTGCTTATGTATTTGGCCCATCGCTCCTAATCTATCAACCCCCACCGGGGACGGTCCGTGACAAGACCGTGGACCGAGTGCTCGAAGTTCGCTTCCAACAGCTACTTCGTGACAGCGGTGTTAATGATTGGCTACGTGCCCAACCGGGCCAGGAAGGCCCTCGAATGATGGTGTTCGGAGTCGCATACAACCTTAAGGAACTCGTCTCATATTCGCAGCAACAGGACGATTCCGAAGACTTCCCCTTGGACATGAGGACGTTTGTCTCGGACCAAGCCGAAAAAGTTCGCAGTGGATTCGCGCCGCTCGGGGCAACCCTGAAGGCGGTCCGGGAGGTGGCTTCCGCGGTCGGCCACGATTGGCCTGTTGTTGTGCCTTCCCTGCCTGAACACGGAGGAGCTAGAGATCCTTATGAGGTGGTGATCGTAGCAGTCATCGCTGAGGAGTGTGCCCGGCTTAAAGGTCTCCCAATTCCAGCCCGCGTGCTACTGGCGGGGGTCACAGCACAAGCCCTTAGAACCATCAGTGAAAACGGCATGGCTGAGGCAGCTGTCGCGGCGGCCCGCGACCTTCTTGACGAGGTCGATGACAGCGATCCGATGAAAAGAAAGGTAGAGATGGCGCTCCGACTTGGCGAGGCGGAACAAGTGCAGGCACTCGGCGAGGCGGAACAGTCACTCTTGTTACGATCGGGGTTTCTCCAGGATTCAAGCGAGCTTATCGACGAATCGAAATACGAACTCAGCATCTTTCAGGAGCGTGAAGCGCAAGCCTCTTTGAATCATATGACAGGGAAAATCGCCGAGTCGGTGGCAGGCTACGCGGAATGCTTGCCTCGCCTCGAAAAAATGACCAGTGAGGTGCAATCCACCGCGGAAGCGAACCCAGATGATGGAGAGGCTGTAGCGCGTTCGATTGCGGCTCAACATGCCCTAAGCGGGTCTATGGCCAATTGGGCGACCGTTGTCATGCATTTGGCGGATCACATTGATGGCCTTTCTGTGGTCTGCACAGGCTCTACGAGGATGGCGAGCGGTGGCAATCCAAGGATAAGGGATTCGCGACACGATGCAGAGCTTAGGGAATCGCTTGACGAAGCGGTGAGGGAATACGAACGGCGTTTCAAGGGTCCAATGTCATCAGCTGCACTTCGCGACATAGGCTGCAAACTGTTTGAGAGGGCGCTATCGATAAGCATCGCAGTTGAGGGTTGGCGCTTCGCCGCCATCCAGGCCGGCCATCTTTCTTACATACATGGGAGGGCTGGGCGTATACTGGAGTCGAAGCGCTACGCCGAAAAGATGATGGAGTATGCAGCGCGAGTCGGGGGGCATGAGCAGCTGGCGGTGGCTCACCATTGTCTTGGCGACATTGCGATAGACGAGAAGGACGGAGGAAAGGCGCTCGAGCACTATCGAAGCGCGGCCCGTGAATGCGTTCATCTTGCTGTGAGCTCCGGCCAACACATCGGAAACTATATCGGGCAGGCAGAACAGTTTGCCATCGGAGCGATGATGGCTTCCGAGTTTGGTGCGGAGCCGATAGAGGTTTTCCTCGTTACAGAGACAGTTAAGGCTCTGCCCACGGCAATTGCAATAGGCCGACGTGGTTTGGACGGCGACCAGGTCGTGGTGAACAAGGATCGGGCTGAACTTGTTGCGCTCAGGGAACGGCGGGAAGAACTGCGTCTCAGTGCGGTTTGGGATAGGGGTAATCTCCGAGCGATTCAGTCAGATATTGACGCGGTTGAGCTGGAGATCGAGCACCTTACCCGTTCGTTAACAGTTCGTGATCCAGGCTACCTCCTGCAGTGCGACGCCGCAGGTCTAGAGTTCCCGCGACCCGGTGAGTTCTTGAGACGTCTCGATGCCCTTGGCTCGGCTACAGTCTTTCTGGGAATCTACCCCGAGGCCCGTGGGCTGTGGTCCTATATGATTGGTGCCGATGGGTGCACTTACCGACTGACGCCTTGGCCTCTTAATGCCGACGGCAAGCCGATGTTCGACCAGCTCTCCAGGTCTCAGTGGGCGGAGATGATCCTGTCGCCACATCAAGATCGGCTTCGGAGCCGAGCACCCACCGACCGCCTCGTGTTTTCTACTCACGATGCATTCCCGCGGCTCTCGCTCTCCTCGCTCCCGTTCGACTCTGAGCCTCTTTGTCGTAGGATTAGCATTTCGTATATCCAGAGCGGCGAGGTTTTCACTGCCGTTTTGCGCTCGTCACGTTCTAAGTTCAAAACGATCGCTTGCTTCGGGAACCCGGACCGCAGTGACTGTGGTTCATTGCCACATGCAGAAGACGAGGCGGCAGAAATCGTCACGTTGTTCCAAAGGCACAATCTGGATGCAGAGATATTTGTTCGAGATCGAGCTTCTGTCACGGCCCTCAAGCAAATTGCCGTGCAGAGTGATGTGTTGCACTTCGCGTGCCACGCTGGGGGTGACCTTTCGGGTTCGAACCTATCGCGCCTGCTGCTTGCTCCCGACCCGATGAATAGGGACAGCGGAGACCTGACCGACGGGCGGGTATTGACCGAGATCAGGTTCAAGCCGGGTTGCTTCGTGAACCTCGCTGGGTGTCGCACCGGTGGAATGCATGACAACCGCCGTGCGCTCCCCCGTGGCCTGGTGGGCGCTTTCCTGTACGCAGGCGCCGTCGCCGTCATGGGAAGTTTGTGGCCTGTTGCCGATCACGAGGCACGTCTATTCCAGAACGAGTTTTACCGACATGTCCTCTCCGGTTCTGGGCTGGTAGCGAGCTTGGCCGCTACCCAAAGAGCGTGCCTTGACGGCAATCTCGGCGTGATGATGGAACACCCAGGTGCTTGGGCTGCCTACGTCATTTACGGCGAAGGATAG